Within the Cetobacterium ceti genome, the region CTTAATAAATTTAAAGATGTCCATGATAAATCTAGGGAGAATGCAAATATAGTAATAGGAGATGTTACAGAGACATTTATTCCAAAGGTAGATTATATTACTGGAGAAGAGAAAGTTACAACTATGCCAACTTCTCAAATTGAAGATACAGCCATAGTTCAACTTATAAATGATGTGCAAAAACACTATGCTAAGGCAGATATATCCACAGCGGCTATATTTACCCCTGAATCAAACTTAAAAGCTGGTCAATTTAAGAAAAAAGATGTGGCATTTATCTATAAGTATACAAATACTTTAATGGGTGTAAATATCACAGGGGAAAACTTACTTAAATTTATGGAATGGTCAGCTAATTATTACAATACAGTAAAACCTGGAGATGTTACTATTTCCTTTAATGAAAAAGTTAGAGGATATAATTATGATATGTTTGATGGAGTTAATTATGATATTAACTTAACAAAGGAACCAGGACATAGAATTGAAAATGTAACAATAGATGGAAAACCATTAGATCCAAATAAAGTATATAAATTAGCAGTTAATAACTATAGATTTGGAACTTTACAAAACCTAGGTTTAATCAAACCAGAAGATAAATATTATGATTCATATGAAGCATTACAAGATAATGGAAGAGTTAGAGATTTAATCATTGATTATGTACAAAATACTTTAAATGGAAAATTAACTCCGAAAACTGATAACAACTGGAAAATAGTTGGATTAGATACAGAGATTCCAGGAAGAGAAGCAATTTTAGAAATGATTAAAAAGGGAGAAATAACTATTCCAAAATCAGCATCTGGAAGAACTTTAAATGTTAAATCTATCAATGTAAATGACATAAAAAAATAAATCTATAGGGGGCAAGGATGAATAAAAGTGTAAAAATCTTTGGAGTATTTGGTTTATTATTAGCAGTTACAGGATGTTCTTCAACAAGAGTATCTAATAAAGAAAAAGATTATGAACTTACAATTGTTCATGTAAATGATGTTCATGGAAGAGCTAAAGAGGGAAAATATGATGGAGTTGGTTATGGTAGAGTTGCAACTATAGCTAAAAACCTTGAAATGGATAAGAAAAATGGAAAGGTAATAATGATGGATGGGGGAGACACAATCCACGGAACAACCTTTGCAACCTTAAATAAAGGTGAATCTATGATAGAGGTTTTAAATGGTGCAGGTCTTGACTATATGGCACTTGGAAACCATGATTTTAACTATGGAGAAAAAAGGTTAAAGGAGTTATTACCTAAGGCAGAATTCACAGTATTAGGTTCTAATGTGGTGGATAAAAATACTGGAAAGGTAATAGGAAAAGAGTATGATATACAGGAGATTGATGGGGTAAAGGTTGGATTCTTTGGACTATCAACACCAGAAACATATTATAAAACAAACCCTAAAAATATAGAGAATATTAGATTTATAGATCCTATAGTTGCAGCAAAATCCATAGTTAAAAAATTACAAAAAGAAAAGGTAAAATTTATAGTTGTGGTGGCTCACTTAGGTGATGATACAAGTACAGAGAAAAAATATCAAAGTATAGGAGTTGCAGAGGCTGTTCCTGAAATTAATATTATTATCGACGGACATAGTCATACACCTTTAAGTGAGAAAAAAGTTGTAAATGGAGTTACTATAGTTCAAACTGGAGAATATAGTAAAAATGTTGGAGTTGTAAAAGTTGATTTTGATATGTTGAAAAAAGGATCTCTAGCTATAGACTATAGACTTATGAGTAAACAAGAAATTTTAGGGGAAGAAAGTGTAAATAAAGCCACTTTTAAAAAGAAAGTTAAGGAATTGACTTTAAAGGATTACACAATAAAGCCAGGAGATACTTTATTAAAAGTATCTAGAGAATATTCTGTTTCCCTAGATGAAATCTTAAAATACAATAAAAATATTAAAAATCCTAATAATATTGAAATAGGAAATGTATATAAAATACCTGTAATGGAAGAGGTTACTAAAACAGTTACAGAGGGAACAACAGTTAGAAAAAATGGAATTCCTGAAGATCCAAAGGTTAAAGAGATCATTGAAAGAATAGATAAAGACCAAAGAGCTATCACAGAGGTTAAAGTTGGGAAAAGTGAATTTAAACTAGAGGGTGATAGATCAGTTGTTAGAACTGGAGAAAGTAATTTAGCTCAGCTAATAACAGATGCAATGATTTGGAAAACAGAGGCAGATATTGCTATAACCAATGGTGGAGGAATAAGAGCTTCTATTAACAAAGGAGACGTAACAGTTGGAGATGTAATATCTGTATTACCTTTTGGAAATTATGTTATTACCAAGGAGTTAACAGGACAACAGATTAAAGATGCCTTAGAGCACGGGCTTAGAGCTTATCCTGAATCCTTAGGAGGTCTTTGTCAAATTGCTGGATTAGAGGTTAAATTTAATCCTAAAAACACAGAGGGAAAAAAGGTTGTTTCTATTAAAAAAGATGGAAGAGATTTAGATTTAAATAGAACCTATTTAGTTGCTACAAATGACTTTATGGCAGCAGGTGGAGATGGATATTCCTCTTTAA harbors:
- a CDS encoding 5'-nucleotidase C-terminal domain-containing protein, giving the protein MNKSVKIFGVFGLLLAVTGCSSTRVSNKEKDYELTIVHVNDVHGRAKEGKYDGVGYGRVATIAKNLEMDKKNGKVIMMDGGDTIHGTTFATLNKGESMIEVLNGAGLDYMALGNHDFNYGEKRLKELLPKAEFTVLGSNVVDKNTGKVIGKEYDIQEIDGVKVGFFGLSTPETYYKTNPKNIENIRFIDPIVAAKSIVKKLQKEKVKFIVVVAHLGDDTSTEKKYQSIGVAEAVPEINIIIDGHSHTPLSEKKVVNGVTIVQTGEYSKNVGVVKVDFDMLKKGSLAIDYRLMSKQEILGEESVNKATFKKKVKELTLKDYTIKPGDTLLKVSREYSVSLDEILKYNKNIKNPNNIEIGNVYKIPVMEEVTKTVTEGTTVRKNGIPEDPKVKEIIERIDKDQRAITEVKVGKSEFKLEGDRSVVRTGESNLAQLITDAMIWKTEADIAITNGGGIRASINKGDVTVGDVISVLPFGNYVITKELTGQQIKDALEHGLRAYPESLGGLCQIAGLEVKFNPKNTEGKKVVSIKKDGRDLDLNRTYLVATNDFMAAGGDGYSSLKDGKEIGHFPGLDEVLIEYIKENGISSNRKVVEKRIIPVK